The proteins below come from a single Triticum aestivum cultivar Chinese Spring chromosome 5D, IWGSC CS RefSeq v2.1, whole genome shotgun sequence genomic window:
- the LOC123125032 gene encoding tyrosine N-monooxygenase-like has product MEKCSSNAAATMPLVNAGAPALAMLAATAATIVLLLAFLRRQSSKTTVSKRAGLPPGPAGLPVLGNMHQMLANKPVFRWLHRLLEHDGGEIVRVRLGPVHVVVVACPAMAREVLRKNDAVFADRPVTFAAESFSVGYRSASISPYGDQWRKMRRVLTAEVLSPATEHRLRGAREEEADHMLRWVHAQCNAGGVVDVRHVARHFCGNLIRRLTLGRRHFRDQQPDAVGAPGPDEEEHVDALFAVLGYLDAFAVSDYFPALVGLDLDGHEKVIRGVMRTLNRLHDPVIEDRVEEWRLLRKAGERRHVADFLDVLASLDGAGGRPLLTVEEIKAQAIDIMIASVDNPSNAVEWALAEMMNKPELMRKAMEELDAVVGRDRLVQEPDLRSLNYLKACIREAFRLHPYHPLNPPRVAMADTTVAGYSVPRGSQVVLSRVALGRNPKVWADPLEFRPERHLAGDEATVALSEPELRFVSFSTGRRGCPGIALGTLLTVMLFARLLQGFTWSLPPGVDGVELREAEASLVLAEPLRLQARPRLPAHLYGPEYDCSSRQL; this is encoded by the exons ATGGAGAAGTGCTCGTCCAACGCCGCTGCCACCATGCCACTAGTGAACGCCGGCGCACCGGCGCTTGCAATGCTAGCCGCAACGGCTGCCACCATCGTGCTCCTTCTGGCGTTCCTGCGGCGCCAGAGCAGCAAGACCACCGTGTCCAAGCGCGCCGGGCTGCCGCCGGGGCCCGCGGGGCTGCCGGTGCTGGGCAACATGCACCAGATGCTCGCGAACAAGCCCGTCTTCCGGTGGCTGCACCGCCTGCTGGAGCACGACGGCGGGGAGATCGTGCGCGTGCGCCTCGGCCCCGTGCACGTCGTCGTCGTGGCGTGCCCTGCAATGGCCCGGGAGGTGCTGCGCAAGAACGACGCCGTGTTCGCGGACCGACCGGTCACGTTCGCGGCCGAGTCCTTCAGCGTGGGCTACCGCAGCGCCAGCATCTCCCCCTACGGAGACCAGTGGAGGAAGATGCGGCGCGTCCTCACCGCCGAGGTCCTCTCCCCGGCGACAGAGCACCGACTCCGCGGCGCCCGTGAGGAAGAGGCCGACCACATGCTGCGGTGGGTGCACGCCCAGTGCAATGCCGGCGGCGTCGTCGACGTGCGCCACGTTGCCAGGCACTTCTGCGGCAACCTCATCCGGAGGCTCACCCTGGGGCGACGGCATTTCCGCGACCAGCAGCCGGACGCCGTCGGGGCGCCGGGGCCCGACGAAGAGGAGCACGTGGACGCTCTATTCGCGGTGCTCGGCTACCTCGACGCGTTCGCCGTGTCCGACTACTTCCCGGCGCTGGTCGGCCTCGACCTGGACGGCCACGAGAAGGTCATCAGGGGCGTGATGAGGACGTTGAACCGGCTGCACGACCCCGTCATCGAGGACCGGGTGGAGGAGTGGCGGCTGCTGCGGAAAGCCGGCGAGCGGCGCCACGTTGCCGACTTCCTCGACGTGCTCGCCTCGCTTGACGGCGCGGGCGGGCGGCCGCTCCTCACCGTGGAAGAGATCAAGGCACAGGCCATT GATATCATGATTGCTAGCGTGGACAACCCATCGAACGCGGTGGAGTGGGCGCTGGCGGAGATGATGAACAAGCCGGAGCTGATGCGGAAGGCGATGGAGGAGCTCGACGCCGTCGTCGGCCGGGACCGGCTGGTCCAGGAGCCCGACCTCCGCAGCCTCAACTACCTCAAGGCCTGCATCCGGGAGGCCTTCCGCCTCCACCCGTACCACCCGCTCAACCCGCCCCGCGTCGCCATggccgacaccaccgtcgccgggTACTCGGTCCCCAGGGGCAGCCAGGTCGTCCTGAGCCGCGTCGCCCTCGGGCGGAACCCCAAGGTGTGGGCAGACCCGCTCGAGTTCCGGCCGGAGCGGCACCTGGCCGGCGATGAGGCCACCGTGGCGCTCAGCGAGCCGGAGCTGCGGTTCGTGTCCTTCAGCACCGGGAGGCGGGGCTGCCCCGGGATCGCGCTGGGCACCCTCCTCACCGTCATGCTGTTCGCGCGGCTCCTGCAGGGGTTCACTTGGAGCTTGCCGCCCGGCGTGGACGGAGTCGAGCTGCGTGAGGCGGAGGCGAGCCTCGTGCTGGCGGAGCCGCTGCGCCTGCAGGCCAGGCCGCGGCTGCCGGCGCATCTCTACGGGCCCGAGTACGACTGCTCCTCGCGACAGCTATAG